One region of Cydia pomonella isolate Wapato2018A chromosome 25, ilCydPomo1, whole genome shotgun sequence genomic DNA includes:
- the LOC133531556 gene encoding uncharacterized protein LOC133531556 isoform X1, giving the protein MHQCCVFGCRNQGNHTFPKDQIVRKLWEAAIPTRDNNMYIAKKYSKICPAHFKPQDFIKYGRFSGLVNTRRILKKGIVPSIFQCTKWEDVKSKQRLERAEVGMVTLELEVEKKEVFVKEEPPCEYLVSEDASSLYDVHVAKDEDGMVTLQLDVVKKEVVVKEEPPCEDLGSEDVTSLYGNHVVKEELRPGPECLQQHGMVTLELDVVKKEVFVKKEPPSDGIEYADHVVNDELVLGPQYQQQRGQYPR; this is encoded by the exons ATGCATCAGTGCTGCGTGTTTGGATGTAGAAATCAAGGGAATCATACATTTCCTAAAGATCAAATTGTACGAAAACTATGGGAAGCGGCCATACCCACACGTGATAATAACATGTATATAGCAAAAAAGTACTCCAAAATATGTCCAGCACATTTTAAACCCCAAGATTTCATTAAGTATGGAAGGTTTTCAG GATTAGTAAACACCAGGCGCATTCTAAAGAAAGGAATAGTGCCTTCCATCTTTCAGTGCACCAAATGGGAAGATGTAAAATCTAAGCAGAGGCTAGAACGGGCTGAAGTGG GTATGGTTACATTGGAACTGGAAGTAGAGAAAAAGGAAGTATTTGTGAAAGAGGAGCCCCCATGTGAATATTTAGTCAGTGAAGATGCTAGCAGCCTGTATGATGTTCATGTGGCCAAAGATGAGGATG GAATGGTTACATTGCAACTGGATGTAGTGAAGAAGGAAGTAGTTGTTAAGGAGGAGCCCCCATGTGAAGATTTAGGCAGTGAAGATGTTACCAGCCTGTATGGCAATCATGTGGTCAAAGAAGAGCTCCGACCAGGGCCCGAGTGCCTACAGCAGCATG GTATGGTCACATTGGAACTGGATGTTGTGAAAAAGGAAGTTTTCGTAAAGAAAGAGCCCCCAAGTGATGGCATTGAATACGCCGACCATGTGGTCAACGATGAGCTCGTGCTTGGACCCCAGTACCAGCAACAGCGTGGTCAGTATCCGCGATAG
- the LOC133531556 gene encoding uncharacterized protein LOC133531556 isoform X2, protein MHQCCVFGCRNQGNHTFPKDQIVRKLWEAAIPTRDNNMYIAKKYSKICPAHFKPQDFIKYGRFSGLVNTRRILKKGIVPSIFQCTKWEDVKSKQRLERAEVGMVTLQLDVVKKEVVVKEEPPCEDLGSEDVTSLYGNHVVKEELRPGPECLQQHGMVTLELDVVKKEVFVKKEPPSDGIEYADHVVNDELVLGPQYQQQRGQYPR, encoded by the exons ATGCATCAGTGCTGCGTGTTTGGATGTAGAAATCAAGGGAATCATACATTTCCTAAAGATCAAATTGTACGAAAACTATGGGAAGCGGCCATACCCACACGTGATAATAACATGTATATAGCAAAAAAGTACTCCAAAATATGTCCAGCACATTTTAAACCCCAAGATTTCATTAAGTATGGAAGGTTTTCAG GATTAGTAAACACCAGGCGCATTCTAAAGAAAGGAATAGTGCCTTCCATCTTTCAGTGCACCAAATGGGAAGATGTAAAATCTAAGCAGAGGCTAGAACGGGCTGAAGTGG GAATGGTTACATTGCAACTGGATGTAGTGAAGAAGGAAGTAGTTGTTAAGGAGGAGCCCCCATGTGAAGATTTAGGCAGTGAAGATGTTACCAGCCTGTATGGCAATCATGTGGTCAAAGAAGAGCTCCGACCAGGGCCCGAGTGCCTACAGCAGCATG GTATGGTCACATTGGAACTGGATGTTGTGAAAAAGGAAGTTTTCGTAAAGAAAGAGCCCCCAAGTGATGGCATTGAATACGCCGACCATGTGGTCAACGATGAGCTCGTGCTTGGACCCCAGTACCAGCAACAGCGTGGTCAGTATCCGCGATAG